The DNA segment TTTATGACAAATACTGAAATATACACCAAAATCATCCATAAATAACACGGAtgatatataaatacataaaCATCACTACAAGATGAATCATTTCAAGTAAAATTTGCATTGTTTGTATGGGGTTGTGTATAGTTTCGGATTGGTTGATAAAATGCTCTTCGTACCACCAGTTCTCTCGCTATTGACAGGGAAGCAACTGGAATACAGATAATATTATCAGAGACGAGGATCCCAAGTAGTAGTTCTGTTGATATATTCCAGAGGGTGTCGTAATCatgaaattgcaaaaaaatgGCTTCTATGGATCAACATGACACAAAATCGAAATATTGTTTGTACAAATCCCTTGTTAAGACGGATCAACAGGTAGAGCACTAACTTAATCAATTGACTACACTATGACTTCGtatgatgataaattagaCGCCTCGTTGGATTTGATGAGACGGTTGGATCCAAAGAATATAACCAAGAATTTGAACGATATATGTACGCTTATTCAAAACGATGGTTCTGAAACTAGTGAAGAATTGACCCAGGATTTGTTATCGTCGGTAGATGTTCCATTACGCACACAAAAGTGTGATGAAACAGGCAAAGAATACTTGTGCTGTGATTACAATAGAGACGGTGACTCGTACAGATCTCCATGGTCGAATAAATATTTCCCAGTAGTGGCACAAGATTCGGATGAATTACCACCTCCATTTCCATCGAACATTTTAAGAGAATTAGAAGTCAAGGCCAACGACAGCTTTGATATTTACCGTGACTTGTATTATGAGGGAGCGGGTACTTCGTCAGTGTATTTCTGGGACacaaatgaagaagatgacgaGCAAGAAACTTTAGACAACGGGTTTGCGGGTGTTGTCTTGTTCAAGAAGGAAACAGAAGATGGATCAGGTAAATGGGACTCAATTCATGTGATCGAAGTTATCCCAGAAGCATCAAGCAATGCAACATACAAGGTAACATCGTCGGTTATACTTGACTTGCAAAACAAAAAGCTGTCATCATTGTCCCTTGCAGGTAGTTTAACAAGACAGTTGGAATTGACACAATCCTTAAGCTTAGACTCAGCTTTAAATGTAGAGACAGCccatttaataaatttggGTACCTTGATCGAGAAGTCGGAGTATAATTTGAGAAACTTATTGCAAGATGTGTATTTCGACAAGTTGAGGGATATCGTAATGAAGGATTTAAGATCAGTTGGCGATCTTAGTGGCAAAGAATCAGATGACAAGAGACAATCAGAATTAGTTAAGGGGTTACAAAGCTTATAGTGTAGCACGATTTGTGTTATGCATATATTGgtataaaattttcttatcGGCTCGTGAATAGTTtcataatttaaataaataaatagtTCTATAGAGAATCGAATAGAACAGTTGATTCCGTTAGCATTTCGTGTCTTCATTAGTCATTTTTGCTTTTATCGTGGTCTACGGCCGCTCTGTCTTCATTGGCCGTATTATGAACAAATGTATAATCTAGATCTGAATCCTCATTTTTATCGAGGCTTACTGTAGATCCGGTATCCAAATTATATACTGTGAGATCgttaatttctttttggTCGTTACTGTTTGAGAAGCCCAGTGGTCCCTTAGTTACATGGCTTCTGGATTCAGGTACATCTTCGTCCGCTAGTGATGATAGTACATTAGTCTTGACATCGTTAACAAATGACCAGATCGAAGATGAGACTGCTTGAATCATGTCATCTGAATTCATATGACTCTCCGTTGGGACTACACCATCAGGCTTATCTTTTGATGCGCCCGAAGTAGATTGCTGGGCAAAATATCgatctaattcatcattagaTTGTTTCCCAGTAACTGATTtcgattttgaatttaaaggAGAAGATATCGAGCCCAAGCTGGACGTTGAATCCTCTGAATGTCTTGATTTATGTGAATCCATAGTTTTATCTGAACCCTCTTGATTTTTCTGTGGAATCATAGATTTCTCGAATTCATGTTGTAGCATTGAGTCAAATTGCTGTATTAGATTCAACGGTTTCGATAGATTGCTCCATAACGTAGAGTCTCTTCTGGATTGTTTATCTGTATTTTGCGATAATTGCTGGGACAGTAGGACTGGAGGTACACCGCttgatgacgaagataaAGTTCTTCTTCTACTTCTGTTTTTGGTACTTGCTATCGCTTCTTCTCGAGGATTACTATTCTGTCTTTGTGGTCTTGTGACAAATCCATTCGACAGTGTCTCTTTTTTCAGTTTTGAGCTCGAcgaattcaattctttgtaTAATGACCTCTGTATGACTTCTCGTAAACTATGCAACTCGTTTTCGTTTCTCTGCAATTTGGAAGTTAGGTTTCCTATACTATCTTTTATTTCTACTATGCTCATTTCCTTTAACGCAAGTAACCTTAACTGATCGTCTATGTCCAATCCCATGAGTTGTTCTGTCAGTGGTAATGGAAGGTCATactttaattcttctgaaGCTGTTGGAATTGGTGAATCCGGGATGGTAGAACTAGGCGATGATTCGGCAAGCTGAGGTAAATGTAAATTTTTTGCATCATATGATGCCGTTTTCCTATGTCCACCCTTCAGAGAAGGAGGAGTTTGGCCCGTAGCTAAAGGAGATATAGCAACGTTAAAATTTATCCCCTTGGATCTTGTAGAATTGGACCGTCTAATGGATGGTGTTATTTGtttatcatctttattgaatgtGTCAGAACCTAGCGTTAATGTCTGCTTGACTGGAGAAGGAGTTGTAACGCATAAACCTGGATCAACCGCGTCAGATGATGTTGATCCATTCATATTTAAGTATTTAGTAAATAAATATCCTGATCCCTTTCCgtgttgatgatttttGAATGTGAATATCGCGTATCTATTTCTAAAAAGATTAAAGCCATAAAATAAATCAGCATTATTGGTGTGTATTTGTCAAAGTATCAATGAACAGGCTAGATCCATCAATTCAGAAATGGGCCAAATGGGTTATAATCTTGTTGCTTGCAAGAATTCCTAAACCTTTACAATGGTCAAGTTTCTTATCATTGAATCCGCTTATACGTCGGATAGTCACTATGAACTATGAACTGATTGCAAAGAAAACGCAGTCTGAAAATGCTAAGAAGCATATCGCTAAGGTTTCTAATATTGCAACTTGTTGCTTTTTGTACTTTGCTGTTGCTGATAATGCTAAAATACCTAAAGATTACTTATCGATCTATATATTGCTCAACtatattgttaatttaAACCCTCCTTCAGCCGAGAACATAAGTTTATCCAGATTTTCACGGTTTACGAAGATAGATACATATTCGAAGACGTTAAGGACATTATATTCGAATAAAGAGTATGTAATCTATCCAATGATCTTCGGTCAAATATTATCTAATTACTTGACACCGACAAGATACAAGTTGAACCAAAGATACTTGTCAGGTTATTTGAAGACCATGATCTTGAATCCGATTTGGATTAACTTTTCACTTGGTGTTAAATCGCACAGGATAAACTGGCTAGGCTTAATCATGACATACGTGCAACATAATGTAATGGCGTACTTGTTCTTTGGATTAATGTCGTTTAAAAGTAGGTTTTTGGACCACttttatgaattaaaaCATGGCATTTTCCTCAATGGCGAAGCAGGAACAACAATATCTGGGATTGttaagaattatttaaccTATGCCGGCCATAGAGCTAATTCATTGATtaactttatttatttaccGAACTTAATATCCATGTTGCTAATCTCTTTAACATCTCCATTGCTAGTATATTTACGGAACCCGTCTCATCCTGCTACTAACAGATGGTATTTCTCACATGTTAAATTGTTCTTTAAAAGTTATACGAAAGTGATAGGGTTTGTGGCAGGAATCGTCACTCTTTATATTAATTCCGCAAACTTTATACCTGACTATGGATATAAATTAGAAGTCTCTGATGATACAACAGAATCCACCAATATTCGCCATATTTCCAAAGGttttatcaacaatttgaGTTCGTATTTGTTCCGTCTTATTTTATTGTCCAAGTGGAGGGTAGTTAAGGAAAACCACCCTCAATTCagattattaaaattgaagagtTGGAATAAACTTGAAGCAGCATTGATGTGCATTGGAGTCTTCaagttgatgaatttgaatgacTTTTTAGCGAGAAATGTGCATGGCGAACAGagaaagaaatatgaaaagtTGCAGCAAGAGACTTTACCTAGATTGATCAATAAAGTCATGTAGTAACGGGAGACATTATTTACTCATTTTATTTGTTCGTActcaatatatattttaatatgaAGACTAATAATTACAAGTAAATCAAGAAACTATTTTGTGCCAAAGACACAGAAATCTACACAGAAAACTCTAATACTAATAGCCACCAGCACCTGGAGCATTTTCCTTTCCCTTTAATTTACCTAATAACTTCTTGAATCTGGTCTTATCTCTATTACCATCATCTGGCAATTCACCGACTTCTTCAACTAACTCATTGACTCTATCCCATAAGGTGCCATTCTTCAAAAAGCCATCTCTCTTCTCTaagaattcttcttgttcctTCAAAATGTCTTTCGAATGTTTCTCTTTTTTGTTGTTATAGTTTTCGTAAAAGTCATCAATTGTTTCTTGAGCCTTGGAAATAATTccttccttcttcttcgaattAGCATCTTCTCTTTCagaaatttccaaatcacGGCGCTCTTTCCATTCTTTTATAGGCTTGGAATCTTCGATAGATTTACTTGCGTCGCTGGAAAATCCGGTATTGTTATCGTCTTCGAATCCTTTATCTTCTGTttcactttcttcttcttcatcagcCTTAGTATCTTCGACATCTGGAAATTGttctttgaaatcatttatttcatcGTCACTTCCTTCCAAAGCATCTTTATCGTCCTCAGTCTTGAATTCATCACCAAGAAGTTCCTTTTCACGAGATAAGAAATCACTTTCTCCAACGTCCTCGGTGGAATCGTTTGTTGGTACTTCGTTATCTATAGAATCCAAAGCTGGAAATTTGTCGGCCATTGCTATGagatttcaataatttatacttataattgatgattatttacTTGATGTTATTTCGTGTCGTTAACTTTCGACTTTGGGGGTTGATTTGATCAACCAAAAATTGACACAAAATCTATATGACACAAAAATGCTCAATCATATATACTTCGATATCATTTACCTAAACTTGGTTACATTGATGTTAATTGTATTATTCTTCTATATTCAGAGGGCTAATATGTTATTTTAACCTTGGAGGAAAGAACTATACAAAAATTTCCTTGTTTATACTATAAATACGCACGGATGTGTCGTTACTTGCGACACCAAGcatcaaattcttgttgttgTCATGCAATTTGTTACTAAAGCTTAACTTAGCAACTCTACTGGCGGGTGTTAATGTAGAATCAAACTTCAAGTTTAATTTGAAATGTTTCTCTGGTTCATTGAGATCCACActaaacaaagaaatatcacCATTCTCAAAACCAACTGCAAGCAGTATCTTAGTATCGAGCAAGCCAGATCTGTAGCAGGAAACAGATGTAACGGCATCCTGCAACTTGATAGCCGAGATGGCTTCTACTTTATCCTTTACTTGccataatttaatttgtttgTCACGGGAAGCGGTAACGACGAAATTGCCGTACGGGTTAGAAGGGGCCCAAGAACAATCCCAAATGATTCTGCTGTGTGCCTTTGCATTAAGTTCAAGAAGCTCGAACTTACCTGCCTTCTCGTTAACTATTTTCCATAACGAGAATTGTCTATCACGCGAAACAGACATTAAGAACTGGCCATCAGGAGAAAACTCTAAACTTGTGACTGTTAAGTTATGGCCTTCTAATACTTGTGCACATTGCTGGTATTCTTCTGCAACATTGAAAACACGAATGACTGAATGTCTTGCATTATTAGATTTACAGGCTGATGCAATCAATGAACCAGACGGAGATGTAGCACAACAGGTTATTTCGTATCCATGAccatataatttttctatttctgGGAACAAAGTGTATCTCTGTAAATGATCCTCTAATGGAGGAGATGTTAAGGATTCTAGAATATCCTCTTTCGGTGTGTTTGCTTCGGCATTTTCTTCCATGTCTTGCTGTTGTTGAGACATATCACCTGCCTCAAGTTGTTCATTAGCAGCCTTATTAGACAAACCTAATACAGGCAACGAGGCAGACTCTGGTAATTCCTCTTGGGATTCACTAGAAACGATATCAATACCGCAGAAGTTGTGTAATAATCTGCTAATAGAATGCGTCATTTCGAAAACCCTTAAAAGCTTTTCATCACCACCAGATACATATTTGGTTGCACTGATGTTATCCAAGCAAATCATATCATAACCATGGATTTGAGGTCTGGCGAATTCATGCCACGTCTTGAAATCCCTGTTTTTTACCCATGGAGCAAATAACCTTGTAGTCTGATCTAACGAAGTCGTACTGAAATACTCACCATTTAAAGACCAGACTAAGTCGGTAACTTCTCTGGTAGGACCAGTTACACCCAAAACAGCTTCCCATGTCCTAGCCTCTTTGTCGACGGTTTTGTATACTCTAAAGGAACCAGTCTTACCATTAGCCAAGATATATTGATGTTGATCATCGCTGAACCATAAACATGACCAGAATCCCCCTGATGCACCAGTAGCGGTGGAAGCACCCTTGATAGACATTTCACCTAATCTATTAACACAACACCAGATACCTGAATCAGTATCCATTTCCCATACCATCAACGCAGTATCTGCACTCGAGGATAATAATTGCAATCTCTTTTCACCAGATTCCTGTTGGTACGATGGGTGCCATTGAAGACCTGTAACCCAGTCATCGTGACCCATAATTAAGGCATCAAAACTGATGGCAGCCCTGGTAGAAGTTCCTACGTTAAATTTGTACTGCTTGTTGAATaaaagaatcaatttcaGTTCATCTTCATCCGAATCGTCGATTTGATCATTCAACTTCAATCTCCATAATCTGATGTATCTGTCTTGCGCCCCACTGGCTAATATGTagtttttgtatttttctTCCGTTACAAAATTAAGACACTTGATCCAATCCTCATGTCCCGTTAATACGGCCGATTGATCAAAATGTGAAAGACTATGGTGATCTGATAACAATGTAAAAGAATAAATGTAGACCATTGGGGTCGTACCTCCCACCGCTAAAACATAACCACCATTCGCATCCACATCTTGTAATGCTAATGTCATCGGATAGAAATTGGACTTCACTTGAAAGCTGTGTATCAAACCCCATTCCTCTGTCTCGTTATTTATTCCCCATAATGCAATATACCCGTCAGCACTCCCTGTGGCAAATATAAATTCGTTGATTACTGATAAACAAGTAATAGAATGGTGGTGGAACTCTAAACTGCTATGGTGACCATATTCATTTCCTTGTCTTTTCCAAACATTCACTTCAAAGTCCTCAGCAGCTGATACTAAATATGGACTATTTGGAATAAACCTTATGCCTGTGATTTCCTTTGTGTGCTTTTTCAACGTACTGTATGTCCCTTTGTTATCTTTGGATAATGGATTCCATAATGcaacattatttgatgCTCCGTATGCTACTAATTGTTCCTTTGCGCAATAGTCGGCAACAAACGATTGTTTGTTTACCCCAGCGAATATAGCTTCTTGTTTAACACAGTCTCCTGACGTCATATCCTCTCTTAGACGCTTTAAACGATTATAATACCATCTGGCCAGTGCTAGTTGTGGATGCTCTTCTCAagtatgaaaaaaaaatctcGGGCTCGGGCCACATAACCAAGATTTATGAACAAAATAACCAGGTCGAAACAAATTGGTTTAAGGATTGATATAAAGACACTAGGAGAGATTACCCGCTTAGAATACAATAATGGTATCAGCGTATGTTAGGATTGAAGATACATAGAGTTTTTAGTTATAAAAATGATAGTACTAACTAAAGAAATAGGCTCATTTTGATACAGAAGGCTACCCCAGAAACGATCGTTCAATTTCACGATCAATTGTCTAACGAGTTACCGACGCTTAAAGGTAAATGGAGCTTCAGTTTTAAGATATTTAGGAATAATCCATATTCTATTGCTCCTGAGTTAGCAGAGACAAGTGTGACATCGTCGGAATCCAAATTTTTGTATACACTAGCACCATCATACCTAGTGGGGTCTTGTATTTCGTTGATTAATAAGAATTCTGCTTGTGTATTCAGTAACGttatagaagaagaatcgGCCGAAATTCTGAATGGATCCGAATTTTCTATTCCGGATAGCCACTTGCATCAAGGGGCCACTACGGGGTTGAACGACACGTTTGACTTTTTTGTGAATCAAAAAATGCAGAGTTTATGGACACAGAAGCAGAACATCAAAGGAGACGGTGGCCAAATATACGAGCTAGAGAATGGAAGTTTAATCATAAGAACCTCGAATGTATTTCTCCATGGTATATTCAAGGGGTTGTTAATTCAAATCGAAGTTGAAAACGAGTCCAGCGAGCATGAAACCAGCTCCTTACTGGAGCCGTTTGAACGTGTTCTTTCGAAATACAATATCCCTCGCGGTAAAATGAGTTGCAATGTTTtagattcaaaattattagacAAATACGGTGACTTGTGCTTGCAGTATTCAGAAATACTCAATTTTTAGCCAATTGACATGAATTTCCACTGTCTGGATGTATAAATAAATGTCTAGAAGCCAGAATAGCAACTTGTTTCAGGAACCTCTTTGAGCAAGGCTGAACACCCCAAGGTTTCAATAGCAGTGCATAGGCCACAGAGATGCGTTTTATTTAAACCAACTCATTATTATAGATTCGAAACATATTTAATGAACAAAAGATTGCTGTGACTATACTCGAGAGTAGCAAATACCTCCAGGACTCTAGTGCTAGCTTATCTTCTATAGATGCAAATACGTATATACATACAAATCATCCTGCATATATATTACATCCAAAAATTTTTTGGTTCTATACGCACAAGAGAGATGAGAtggtattaatattatgGATTGATACTAGTTCAAATTAGTAGAAGATAAGGTATAGAAATAATGGGTAAGAAGCAGAATAACCGTAAAGTTGTGAAGTCACAACGTAAATCGCATCGTgagaaggaagaagaaacattagccaaattacaagaaagaattgatgCTTATGACCCAGTAGTGGATGAAAAGCTGATTTCACAGTTTAGTGACCTTCCAATTTCAGAGGAGACAGCTAGAGGTTTGAAAGAAGCAAGCTTTGCATCATTAACAGATATTCAGAAGAAaacaattccaatttcGTTAAAAGGAGAGGATGTTATGGGTACTGCAAAAACCGGGTCAGGTAAGACTCTTGCGTTTTTAATTCCAACTATTGAGTCTTTGATAAGAAATAAGATTACTGAATACGATGGACTTGCTGCGTTGATCATCTCACCAACTAGGGAGTTAGCAGTGCAGATTTTCGAAGTTTTGGTTAAAATAGGAAAACATAACAATTTTTCTGCTGGTCTTGTTACAGGTGGGAAGGATGTTAAgtatgaaaaagaaagagtttccaaaatgaatatattgGTTGGTACACCAGGTAGAATATCTCAGCATTTGAACGAATCAGTAGGGATGGAGACATCTAATTTACAGGTATTAGTCTTGGATGAGGCCGATAGATGTTTGGATATGGGATTTaagaaacaaattgataatattttggGTCATTTACCTCCAACTAGACAAACCTTGTTATTTTCTGCGACACAATCAGATAGTGTTAAAGACTTGGCAAGATTATCTTTAGCTAATCCAAAAAGAGTTGGTATTTCATCTGACCAAGAATTGTCTGCTACACCAGAAAGTTTGGAACAATATTACATCAAGATTCCATTGGATGAAAAGCTTGATGTCTTATGGTCTTTTATAAAGTCACATTTAAAGAGTAAAATACttgtatttttttcttcgCTGAAACAAGTTCAATATGCGTACGAAACGTTCCGTACCTTACAACCAGGTATATcgttattaaaattatatggCCGTCATAAACAAACTTCACGTATGGAAACAACGATGAAATTCTCGCAGGCACAACATGCATGTCTTTTTGCAACTGATATTGTTGCAAGAGGATTGGATTTTCCTGCTATTGACTGGGTTGTTCAAATTGATTGCCCTGAAGATGCGGCAACATATGTTCATAGAGTTGGACGTGCAGCTCGTTTTGGACGTGCTGGTAAGTCACTTATGATGTTATTACCATCGGAAGAGAATGGTATGTTGAAAAGATtgaacaataataaaattgagCTCAAATTTATGAATATCAAGcaaaagaacaaaaagACTATTCGACCACAATTGCAATCATTGTGTTTTCAAGATCCTATGATTAAGAATTTAGGTCAAAGAGCTTTCATTTCATACTTCAGATCTGTCTATGTACAAAAAGATAAggatattttcaaaattgacGAGTTGCCTTCCGATAAATTTGCTAGATCGTTAGGGTTGCCAGGTGCCCCAAAAATCAAGTTTAAAGGTGGATCAGacaataaagaaaagaaaaacatGTCAAGACAATTAGCTGCGTTATCAAAGTCTAATAACGAGGGAGATGTAGTcccagaagaagataaaaagGTTAGAACCAAGTATGATCGTATgtttgaaagaaagaatCAAACCATCTTGTCTGaccattatttgaatttgactGGTAGTAAGGCTGATACTGCAGAAAAGAGtgacgacgacgacgagGATTTTATGGCTGTCAAACGTCAAGATCACGAGTTGAGAGATGATGAGTTACCTGATTTATCTATCCCAGTTTCAAAAAGACTGGCCAAGAAAGCGCTCTCTAAAAAGGCTTCTGTTGCAGGTAAAGGAAATgctaataaattgaagtttGATGACGATGGAGTAGCGCATGCAATTTACgaattagaagatgaagaagatttcaAGAAGCAAGGTGATGCTAGGGTCCAAAAAGATACATTTTTGAACAAGGAAACTGAGTTGATGAACAATGcagatattgaagataaattgaCTGCTAAAGAGAAGAGgcaagaaaagaagagaaagagaaaggaAATGGAAAAGAATATGAGACAAGAAagtgacgatgaagatgagaATATTCAAACTGTAGTTTCTATTGGCggtgatgatattgatttagatcGCGATTTGGAACATTCTAGTGCAGATGAAGACGTTCCAGAACCTAAGAAACCAAAATGGTTTGACAATGATAAGAATGTCAATAAGGATGAAGACGATGGAGTTGTTGAATATGATGAGCCACAAACattagaagatttggaaGCATTGACTTCGAAATTATTAGAGCATTAATTTATGTATATAACATGTATAGcattaataagaaaattaataacCACGTAACAAAGTAGTAgcatatttttattttgtgATCAAGCTTATAGAAGAAAACCTTAACATCTACACACTGGCATGATACCGATTTAAAatgattttttgaaatatttataatgaaaaataatatacaatgtatttaattaaatGCTCAATGGATCGCTGGTGttccaataattttacCATCTGCTTGACCGAAACGGTACAATTTCCCTTTGATTTTCTCACCATCTTCATTCATCATTTCAACGTCTTCCGTATTATCGGTTTCGTTCATTTCAAGCATTATAACTTCTTGCAAGAAATGGGCAGCAGAACCTTGAGAAACTGCAaggttattattattacccAAATTGATTGAGATTTTACCGGATTTATGAATGTTTAAATGCCCAATCTGACCACGCAATGGTGTAACATTGGATGCAAAGTTAGTCACTTTGCCTTCATCCTCCACAGTATGCTGTTCAGTGGTAGATTCCTGATTGTAATATTCGGGTAAAACGGTTGGTAAGTGGAATAAAGTATAGTTGTTGTTTCCCGTCTTGTTATCATTAGAATCGGTACTTAACCCATCGAGTTTGTCTGTCACCAAGTCCAAAATAGCTTGATGGTCGCTTACTATCTTAGTTTTTTCTTCCTTATTTAATACATCAACTGTTTCCGTGATTTTTGTTTCAAGGTGGGCCTTATGTTCTTTTACTTGCTCTAATTTAGCCTCAATTGGTTCATCCTTGACTGGCGAAGGCTCTGTCTCgaattcttcattagattCGGGTTCTATAGATGCATCCTTCGACTGTAAAGGTGTAATTACGGTATCAGCTATGTATTCATCTCTCTCTGGCCTAACTGGAAATAAAATCGTCTCCTCATCCGCAAATCTGTATTCTTTGTTCATGTCAATCTTTGTAGGATCTTCCTCATCCGACTCATAATAATCCCTGGAAGGGGTAGGCGACTTTGATTTCGGTTTCAGGTCTTTTAACTTCAAACTTTGCAAAAATTCGGGCGTAGGTGATACCGAATTATACGATTTATCTCTGGTCAAACCTAACTTAGATCCATTGACATTACCTATAGATACTGATCCCGAAGCCAAAGGTCCTGCAGACACCAAATGTGTTCCACTATAATTTCCACGGCCTCCACGCTTACTGTGACCTCCTCTACTTGACGTATGATCTCTTCCTGAAGGCTTATAATCTCcattttcttgtttgaTTTGAGGTGCTTCCTTTGCTCTCTCTTCTTTAGTTTTTCTAGCCACAACCTTTGGCTTAAACCTTAAGGAAGGCTTGGGACTAGAGGATGGTTTTTTGGAATTCAATGACTCCAATCTATTAGACATTCCGGCGTGGTATCCTTATCTAGAGTAGTTAATAGATCTTTTCAACGGTACTATTGCATAAACTTTTCACTTCTTTGACGTTACACAAAATTTAGTagcaaaaaaaattcaagcCGCATAATTTTTTGGTTAGGTATTTTAGCGATGAGTATATCAAAAGAACTATTCCTTCAATACATAGCATATAATTCGTGATGGCTAGGTCGAGAAAATCCAAGGTTCACGAAGATGTGGATTTAGATGAAGTAGATGCATTTGATGCAAATAAAGAGAAGATATTGTTAAATGAAGCCGGGAATTACAGGCCAAGAAACGGTGGACATGAGGACGAATCATCGGATGAAGAAGTTATGGAATTAGGTGAAGAAAGCGAAGGATCTGATTCAGAAGATCCCGAGGAGGCTAA comes from the Debaryomyces hansenii CBS767 chromosome B complete sequence genome and includes:
- a CDS encoding DEHA2B03190p (similar to uniprot|P13517 Saccharomyces cerevisiae YIL034c CAP2 F-actin capping protein), which gives rise to MTSYDDKLDASLDLMRRLDPKNITKNLNDICTLIQNDGSETSEELTQDLLSSVDVPLRTQKCDETGKEYLCCDYNRDGDSYRSPWSNKYFPVVAQDSDELPPPFPSNILRELEVKANDSFDIYRDLYYEGAGTSSVYFWDTNEEDDEQETLDNGFAGVVLFKKETEDGSGKWDSIHVIEVIPEASSNATYKVTSSVILDLQNKKSSSLSLAGSLTRQLELTQSLSLDSALNVETAHLINLGTLIEKSEYNLRNLLQDVYFDKLRDIVMKDLRSVGDLSGKESDDKRQSELVKGLQSL
- a CDS encoding DEHA2B03234p (similar to CA5157|IPF993 Candida albicans IPF993); its protein translation is MNRLDPSIQKWAKWVIILLLARIPKPLQWSSFLSLNPLIRRIVTMNYESIAKKTQSENAKKHIAKVSNIATCCFLYFAVADNAKIPKDYLSIYILLNYIVNLNPPSAENISLSRFSRFTKIDTYSKTLRTLYSNKEYVIYPMIFGQILSNYLTPTRYKLNQRYLSGYLKTMILNPIWINFSLGVKSHRINWLGLIMTYVQHNVMAYLFFGLMSFKSRFLDHFYELKHGIFLNGEAGTTISGIVKNYLTYAGHRANSLINFIYLPNLISMLLISLTSPLLVYLRNPSHPATNRWYFSHVKLFFKSYTKVIGFVAGIVTLYINSANFIPDYGYKLEVSDDTTESTNIRHISKGFINNLSSYLFRLILLSKWRVVKENHPQFRLLKLKSWNKLEAALMCIGVFKLMNLNDFLARNVHGEQRKKYEKLQQETLPRLINKVM
- a CDS encoding DEHA2B03278p (similar to uniprot|P42935 Saccharomyces cerevisiae YGR200c ELP2 elongator protein); protein product: MTSGDCVKQEAIFAGVNKQSFVADYCAKEQLVAYGASNNVALWNPLSKDNKGTYSTLKKHTKEITGIRFIPNSPYLVSAAEDFEVNVWKRQGNEYGHHSSLEFHHHSITCLSVINEFIFATGSADGYIALWGINNETEEWGLIHSFQVKSNFYPMTLALQDVDANGGYVLAVGGTTPMVYIYSFTLLSDHHSLSHFDQSAVLTGHEDWIKCLNFVTEEKYKNYILASGAQDRYIRLWRLKLNDQIDDSDEDESKLILLFNKQYKFNVGTSTRAAISFDALIMGHDDWVTGLQWHPSYQQESGEKRLQLLSSSADTALMVWEMDTDSGIWCCVNRLGEMSIKGASTATGASGGFWSCLWFSDDQHQYILANGKTGSFRVYKTVDKEARTWEAVLGVTGPTREVTDLVWSLNGEYFSTTSLDQTTRLFAPWVKNRDFKTWHEFARPQIHGYDMICLDNISATKYVSGGDEKLLRVFEMTHSISRLLHNFCGIDIVSSESQEELPESASLPVLGLSNKAANEQLEAGDMSQQQQDMEENAEANTPKEDILESLTSPPLEDHLQRYTLFPEIEKLYGHGYEITCCATSPSGSLIASACKSNNARHSVIRVFNVAEEYQQCAQVLEGHNLTVTSLEFSPDGQFLMSVSRDRQFSLWKIVNEKAGKFELLELNAKAHSRIIWDCSWAPSNPYGNFVVTASRDKQIKLWQVKDKVEAISAIKLQDAVTSVSCYRSGLLDTKISLAVGFENGDISLFSVDLNEPEKHFKLNLKFDSTLTPASRVAKLSFSNKLHDNNKNLMLGVASNDTSVRIYSINKEIFV
- a CDS encoding DEHA2B03256p (similar to uniprot|P17891 Saccharomyces cerevisiae YGR167w CLC1 clathrin light chain) → MADKFPALDSIDNEVPTNDSTEDVGESDFLSREKELLGDEFKTEDDKDALEGSDDEINDFKEQFPDVEDTKADEEEESETEDKGFEDDNNTGFSSDASKSIEDSKPIKEWKERRDLEISEREDANSKKKEGIISKAQETIDDFYENYNNKKEKHSKDILKEQEEFLEKRDGFLKNGTLWDRVNELVEEVGELPDDGNRDKTRFKKLLGKLKGKENAPGAGGY
- a CDS encoding DEHA2B03212p (similar to CA5158|IPF992 Candida albicans IPF992), whose protein sequence is MNGSTSSDAVDPGLCVTTPSPVKQTLTLGSDTFNKDDKQITPSIRRSNSTRSKGINFNVAISPLATGQTPPSSKGGHRKTASYDAKNLHLPQLAESSPSSTIPDSPIPTASEELKYDLPLPSTEQLMGLDIDDQLRLLALKEMSIVEIKDSIGNLTSKLQRNENELHSLREVIQRSLYKELNSSSSKSKKETSSNGFVTRPQRQNSNPREEAIASTKNRSRRRTLSSSSSGVPPVLSSQQLSQNTDKQSRRDSTLWSNLSKPLNLIQQFDSMLQHEFEKSMIPQKNQEGSDKTMDSHKSRHSEDSTSSLGSISSPLNSKSKSVTGKQSNDELDRYFAQQSTSGASKDKPDGVVPTESHMNSDDMIQAVSSSIWSFVNDVKTNVLSSLADEDVPESRSHVTKGPSGFSNSNDQKEINDLTVYNLDTGSTVSLDKNEDSDLDYTFVHNTANEDRAAVDHDKSKND